The following proteins are encoded in a genomic region of Thermomicrobiales bacterium:
- the cofE gene encoding coenzyme F420-0:L-glutamate ligase, whose protein sequence is MPNEIRLYGLDGIPEVEPGDNVVELIANALIESDLTPTDDDVLVVTHKIVSKSEGRLVDLATIEPSQFAIDWATQWDKDARQVEVVLREARRIVRMDRGVMICETRHGFICANAGVDASNVHGGDIVCLLPLDPDASARAIRAGIRERFGAAPAVIVTDSFGRPWRRGIVNIAIGIAGMSPWADYRGVTDPYGYDLRVSVMCVADEIAAAAELLAGKVEGRPVALLRGYDWVRDDEATAHDLVMEPERDMFR, encoded by the coding sequence ATGCCGAACGAAATCCGACTGTATGGGTTGGATGGTATCCCGGAGGTAGAGCCCGGTGATAACGTGGTCGAGCTCATTGCCAACGCGCTCATCGAGAGCGACCTGACGCCAACCGACGACGACGTACTCGTCGTCACCCACAAGATCGTGTCCAAGTCCGAGGGCCGTCTCGTCGATCTGGCGACGATCGAGCCATCGCAGTTCGCGATCGACTGGGCCACCCAATGGGACAAGGACGCTCGCCAGGTGGAAGTCGTCCTGCGCGAAGCCCGCCGCATCGTCCGCATGGACCGCGGCGTCATGATCTGCGAAACACGACACGGCTTCATCTGCGCCAACGCCGGCGTTGATGCGTCCAACGTCCACGGCGGCGACATCGTCTGCCTGCTCCCGCTCGACCCGGACGCCTCGGCGCGCGCCATTCGCGCGGGCATTCGCGAGCGCTTCGGTGCTGCCCCGGCCGTCATCGTCACCGACTCATTCGGTCGTCCGTGGCGGCGCGGAATCGTCAACATCGCGATCGGCATCGCCGGCATGAGCCCCTGGGCCGACTACCGCGGCGTTACCGATCCGTACGGCTACGACCTGCGCGTCAGCGTCATGTGCGTGGCCGACGAAATTGCCGCCGCCGCCGAGCTGCTGGCCGGAAAGGTCGAAGGCCGCCCGGTCGCGCTGCTCCGCGGCTACGACTGGGTCCGCGACGACGAAGCAACCGCCCACGATCTCGTTATGGAACCCGAGCGGGATATGTTCCGGTAG
- a CDS encoding ABC transporter permease subunit — protein sequence MATTTRSSQSRLPITALTLRQLANGKAVRIVALFAAVPVIFALIGLIGSDSVNRVAFVHDLFMNFIAPTVLPLAILILATNALGNEIEDRTLVYLVMKPQPRLRIILEKMLAVGTVATLLLWLGTIVGFVIGLGSDFGNHLQILVAMLIAIWFAVLAYGALFLLLSLLISRALLAGILYTLLWETTIARFIPGVRLLSVRHFVESMYVRIADTPGIRMDDPNRLVSAIVTLIIVAAVAIAASTWRLRTMNLE from the coding sequence ATGGCAACGACGACGCGCTCATCGCAATCGCGCTTGCCAATCACTGCACTAACGCTCCGGCAACTCGCCAACGGCAAAGCTGTCCGCATCGTCGCGCTCTTCGCGGCAGTGCCGGTGATCTTCGCGCTCATCGGCCTGATCGGAAGCGATTCGGTCAATCGAGTTGCATTTGTCCACGACCTGTTCATGAATTTCATCGCCCCAACTGTGCTGCCACTCGCAATTCTCATCCTGGCGACCAATGCGCTGGGCAACGAGATTGAGGACCGCACGCTCGTCTATCTCGTCATGAAGCCGCAGCCCCGGCTGCGCATCATTCTCGAGAAGATGCTGGCAGTCGGCACGGTCGCGACGCTTCTGCTCTGGCTTGGAACGATCGTCGGCTTCGTCATCGGGCTGGGCAGCGACTTCGGCAACCATCTCCAGATCCTCGTCGCGATGCTGATCGCGATCTGGTTCGCGGTGCTCGCCTACGGCGCACTCTTCCTGCTGCTGAGCTTGCTGATCTCCCGCGCATTGCTGGCCGGAATCCTCTACACCCTGCTCTGGGAGACGACGATCGCCCGATTCATTCCCGGCGTCCGCCTGCTGAGCGTGCGACACTTCGTCGAGTCGATGTATGTCCGGATCGCAGACACGCCAGGCATCAGGATGGACGATCCGAATCGACTGGTGTCAGCGATTGTGACGCTCATTATCGTGGCGGCAGTGGCCATTGCCGCGTCCACCTGGCGATTACGGACGATGAATCTGGAATAG
- a CDS encoding ABC transporter ATP-binding protein → MQTAAAPPQRASPTAMPDAPANATIVVRNLSKWYGDVVAVSDVTFHVEPGVTALLGPNGAGKSTTLEMLTGLLAPSQGDIRILGKPARGDAELYRHLGMVPEQETLYPFLTGREFVELNAVLQKLDDLGAAADRALDLVEMQEESHRPLRGYSKGMRQRIKIAAAMVHDPDVLLMDEPLNGTDPLQRARLIDLIRALGNRGKTVIVSSHVLYEVERFADRILVINRGKLAAAGDFRAIRDKIDEHARSVRLRCSDARRLASALVQTPVVVSVRIESPSGDHAPGLVVETANVRDFYRIAPAIAKHHDVHLYEVAALDESLASVFAYVVERG, encoded by the coding sequence ATGCAAACAGCAGCCGCGCCACCACAACGCGCATCACCGACGGCGATGCCGGATGCTCCCGCGAACGCAACGATCGTCGTCCGCAATCTCTCGAAGTGGTACGGCGACGTCGTGGCGGTCTCCGATGTCACATTCCACGTCGAACCGGGCGTGACCGCGCTGCTGGGGCCAAACGGTGCCGGTAAGTCGACGACGCTGGAGATGCTGACTGGCCTGCTCGCTCCATCGCAGGGGGACATCCGCATTCTCGGAAAACCTGCACGCGGCGATGCTGAGCTGTATCGCCACCTCGGCATGGTTCCAGAGCAGGAGACGCTCTATCCATTTCTGACTGGTCGCGAGTTTGTCGAGCTCAACGCCGTCCTGCAGAAGCTCGATGATCTGGGGGCTGCAGCGGATCGCGCGCTCGACCTCGTCGAAATGCAGGAGGAATCACATCGCCCTCTGCGCGGTTACTCGAAGGGCATGCGCCAACGGATCAAGATCGCAGCTGCGATGGTTCACGATCCCGACGTGTTGCTGATGGACGAGCCGCTCAATGGCACTGATCCGCTGCAGCGCGCGCGCCTGATCGATCTGATCCGCGCGCTTGGCAATCGCGGCAAGACGGTCATCGTCTCCTCGCACGTCCTCTATGAGGTCGAACGCTTCGCCGATCGCATCCTCGTCATCAATCGCGGCAAGCTGGCAGCCGCCGGTGACTTCCGCGCGATCCGTGACAAGATCGACGAGCACGCGCGCTCGGTACGCCTGCGATGCAGCGATGCGCGGCGGCTCGCGTCTGCGCTCGTTCAAACGCCGGTCGTTGTTAGCGTTCGGATCGAGAGTCCCAGCGGCGACCACGCCCCGGGGTTGGTCGTCGAAACAGCAAATGTGCGCGACTTCTACCGCATCGCACCGGCGATCGCCAAGCATCACGACGTCCACCTCTACGAAGTCGCCGCCCTCGATGAATCGCTGGCGAGTGTCTTCGCATATGTTGTGGAGCGTGGGTGA
- a CDS encoding ABC transporter permease, with protein MADTPQQPYGEVYDLGYAHYDGERLGRSHAVRALVIYSIKRGLGIRKRWTSKIIPALLYIAAYSPVLIVAGLLAFLPEGVEFSYADLAGFISTALLIFAAGLAPEMLSDDRRENVLSLYFSRAITRGDYLMAKVAAMTLLMATIAFGPPLLLFIAKVLLANSPISYFGDHIGDLGRIAAWSALVCIYYTALGLLIAALVDRKGIASAVFIGGLLLITAISNALFEAMSGSLRDFIVLLSPLELINALTSWILRGNPGAMANLHGPVYLVGVAGVVAIAALVMYRRYMTED; from the coding sequence ATGGCTGACACTCCACAACAGCCATACGGCGAGGTCTATGACCTGGGCTATGCGCACTACGATGGTGAGCGGCTCGGTCGCAGCCACGCAGTGCGCGCGCTGGTCATCTATTCGATCAAGCGCGGCCTGGGCATTCGCAAGCGCTGGACGTCAAAGATCATTCCGGCGCTTCTGTACATCGCCGCCTATTCACCGGTGCTGATCGTCGCCGGCCTGCTCGCCTTCCTGCCGGAAGGCGTCGAGTTCAGTTACGCCGACCTGGCCGGATTCATTTCGACTGCACTGCTCATCTTCGCCGCTGGCCTTGCGCCAGAGATGCTCTCCGACGATCGTCGGGAGAATGTGCTGTCGCTCTACTTCTCGCGCGCGATCACGCGTGGCGATTACTTGATGGCCAAGGTCGCGGCGATGACACTGCTCATGGCGACCATCGCATTCGGACCGCCACTACTGCTGTTCATTGCCAAGGTGCTGCTGGCGAACAGCCCGATCAGCTACTTCGGCGACCACATCGGCGATCTTGGACGGATCGCCGCCTGGAGCGCGCTAGTCTGCATTTACTACACCGCGCTCGGGTTGCTCATCGCTGCGCTGGTCGACCGCAAAGGCATCGCCAGCGCCGTGTTCATTGGCGGCCTGCTGCTGATCACGGCGATCAGCAACGCGCTGTTCGAGGCCATGAGTGGTTCGCTGCGTGACTTCATTGTTCTGCTCAGCCCGCTTGAGCTCATCAATGCGCTCACGAGCTGGATCCTGCGCGGAAATCCTGGCGCGATGGCCAACTTGCATGGCCCCGTCTATCTCGTCGGGGTCGCCGGTGTCGTCGCCATCGCCGCACTGGTGATGTATCGCCGCTATATGACTGAGGACTAG